GTAGTCGAAGCCTTTTGTATCTACTTCAACTGTCTTCATTTTCTGCTCTTCAAGAGGCTTGTCCATAGCGTCTGTTTCAGTAGCTACGATCGCATCCACTGTCTCCATGCCTTCCGTTACCTTACCGAAAGCCGCATACTCACCGTCAAGCGAAGTGTTATCGTCTGTCATGATAAAGAATTGAGACCCTGCGGAGTTCGGGTCTTGCGTCCGTGCAGTCGAAATGACACCGCGCTCATGTTTCATATTATTTTCAAATCCGTTTGAAGTGAACTCTCCATCAATTGCGTATCCCGGTCCACCTGAGCCGTCACCGGATGGGTCCCCGCCTTGAATCATAAAGCCTGGAATCACGCGATGGAAAACCAGGCCATCGTAATAGCCGTCTTCAATTAAAGAAATGAAGTTCGCTACTGTATTCGGTGCAACAGTCGGTTCTAATTCTAAGACAATCTGTTCATCGTTTTCCATCGTGATCGTCACGATAGGGTTCTCTTTCACGTCTGCCGAGTAATCCACCGCTGCTTCTTTAGGTTGTTCTGCAGACTCTTCTTTCGGTGTTTCCATTGATTTTTCTTCAGTCTCTTTTCCACACCCCACTAAAAGAATAGCCAACGCCATTACACTTAGTAGGAAATACCATGCTTTATTACGTTTGAACATATATTTCCAACACTCCTTACCTTTTTATCCATCATTATATACGATTACTCTCCGGTCTCCTGGCCGCGATAACGAAGAGCCAATCCTTTTAAGAAGTTACGTGCATATCGATCGCCACACGGTTTATAATTTCGATGGCCTTCTTTACGAAGAACAGCACTCAATTCGCTTTTAGAAATGGTTACTCCCGCACTTTCCAAAATATCGAGCATATCTTCACTTGTAAGAGATAATGCAATTTTAACTTTCTTCAGCAAAATATTATTGACATTTCGATGACCTTCCTCTGACATAAGGAATGGTTGCGGAGCGTTACTGGCATTCTCCGGCACCCCTCTTTTGGAGCTAATCAAGCCATTTAAGAATGACTCCAGCGTCATATTGTCAATTTCTTTTGCATA
This window of the Sporosarcina ureae genome carries:
- a CDS encoding DUF1456 family protein translates to MNNNDILSRLRYALDLKDSAVVEMFALGGLKTNRAEVKEMLTKMNEDSTDEMQMNEYAKEIDNMTLESFLNGLISSKRGVPENASNAPQPFLMSEEGHRNVNNILLKKVKIALSLTSEDMLDILESAGVTISKSELSAVLRKEGHRNYKPCGDRYARNFLKGLALRYRGQETGE
- a CDS encoding peptidylprolyl isomerase, producing MFKRNKAWYFLLSVMALAILLVGCGKETEEKSMETPKEESAEQPKEAAVDYSADVKENPIVTITMENDEQIVLELEPTVAPNTVANFISLIEDGYYDGLVFHRVIPGFMIQGGDPSGDGSGGPGYAIDGEFTSNGFENNMKHERGVISTARTQDPNSAGSQFFIMTDDNTSLDGEYAAFGKVTEGMETVDAIVATETDAMDKPLEEQKMKTVEVDTKGFDYPEPTTH